One genomic window of Cannabis sativa cultivar Pink pepper isolate KNU-18-1 chromosome 2, ASM2916894v1, whole genome shotgun sequence includes the following:
- the LOC133034057 gene encoding uncharacterized protein LOC133034057 — MKNENSQDVTPNFIHFLFILHSGASHCWLNKLEGSNNVFKKNGNYLVLAGQFSESSFTNEFEAVTFFEKVKLLQQRFPQLHIISFQSGSLICSAAGRSNLVQLIVKENIFFPILLSNKNFPEVGNGVCHILFKHFKNPIFYHEKDLNLEVLSKGKHTLRVW, encoded by the exons ATGAAGAATGAGAATTCCCAGGACGTTACTCCAAATTTTATccattttttgtttatattacATTCAGGCGCATCTCATTGTTGGTTGAACAAATTGGAAGGGAGCAACAAtgtctttaaaaaaaatggaaacTACTTAGTACTCGCTGGACAATTTTCTGAAAGTTCTTTCACAAATGAGTTTGAAGCTGTtacattttttgaaaaagtaaAGTTACTTCAACAAAG ATTTCCTCAGCTCCACATTATCAGTTTTCAGTCTGGCAGTTTAATTTGTTCTGCAGCCGGCAGAAGTAATTTAGTCCAACTAATAGTGAAAGAAAACATtttctttcccattttgttatctAACAAGAACTTTCCTGAA GTGGGGAATGGTGTATGCCACATATTATTTAAACATTTTAAGAATCCAATTTTTTATCACGAGAAGGACCTTaatcttgaagttcttagtaAAGGTAAACATACTTTGCGTGTGTGGTAA
- the LOC115719581 gene encoding bromodomain-containing factor 2-like isoform X2 yields the protein MKMDAAEPFNSPVNPIAFGIPDYFDVIDTLMDFGTICSNLESGVKYSNSEDVFKDVQFIWGNCYKYNNKGDYILELLKRVKKNFTKYWTTAGLYSGSYSDEKHKLFVQKTTKQLSAKKWRIQLYVDAIRTMSSKYNQFTIQAVEPMED from the exons ATGAAAATGGATGCTGCTGAACCGTTCAATTCCCCTGTTAATCCAATTGCTTTTGGAATTCCT GATTATTTTGATGTGATAGACACACTAATGGATTTCGGAACAATATGTAGCAATCTTGAAAGTGGTGTTAAGTATTCTAACTCTGAGGATGTATTCAAAGATGTACAGTTTATTTGGGGCAACTGCTACAAGTATAACAATAAGGGTGACTACATTTTAGAGCTTTTGAAAAGGGTTAAGAAGAATTTTACAAAGTATTGGACAACAGCTGGATTGTATAGTGGATCATATTCAGACGAG aaacatAAGTTGTTTGTCCAAAAAACTACGAAGCAATTATCAGCCAAAAAATGGAGAATTCAGTTGTACGTAGATGCAATCCGAACAATGAGTTCAAAGTACAATCAGTTCACCATTCAAGCAGTTGAACCAATGGAAGATTAG
- the LOC115719580 gene encoding ATPase 8, plasma membrane-type-like isoform X1: protein MGASLEELKNENIDLERLPIEEVFEVLKSTREGLSSDDAERRVSIFGPNKLEEKKESKLLKFLGFMWNPLSWVMESAAIMAIVLANGGGKPPDWQDFVGIVVLLIINSTISFIEENNAGNAAAALMAGLAPKTKVLRDGRWSEQDAAILVPGDVISIKLGDIVPADARLLQGDPLKIDQSALTGESLPVTKHPGSQVYSGSTCKQGEIEAVVIATGVRTFFGKAAHLVDSTNQVGHFQKVLTAIGNFCICSIVIGSVIEAIGMAIQHRSYRDGVDNILVLLIGGIPIAMPTVLSVTMAIGSHRLSQQGAITKRMTAIEEMAGMDVLCSDKTGTLTLNKLTVDKSLIEVFKDIDKDTVVLLAARASRVENQDAIDASIVGMLGDPKEAREGITEVHFLPFNPVDKRTAITYIDNNGNWHRCSKGAPEQIIDLCNLTGQVKVKAHAIIDKYAERGLRSLAVARQTVLEKTKESAGEPWEFVGLMPLFDPPRHDSAETIRRALELGVNVKMITGDQLAIGKETGRRLGMGTNMYPSSFLLGQNRDESTAGIPIDELIENADGFAGVFPGNNDIVLLIMRIHGIFYSLVLTYLIYFSEHKYEIVKRLQERKHICGMTGDGVNDAPALKKADIGIAVADATDAARSASDIVLTEPGLSVIISAVLTSRAIFQRMKNYTIYAVSITIRIVLGFMLVALIWKFDFSPFMVLIIAILNDGTIMTISKDRVKPSPMPDSWKLKEIFTTGIVLGTYMALMTVLFFWIAHSTEFFSEKFHLTPLKTLPELNSALYLQVSIISQALIFVTRSRSWSFVERPGFLLLGAFMAAQLVATLIAVYANWGFAKIQGIGWGWAGVIWLFSIVTYFPLDVLKFMTRYALSGKAWNTMLHSKIAFTTRRDYGRGQREAQWASAQRTVDGLQPPLPHYNNDNHELSEIAEQARIRAEIARLTENRTLKDRVESVVMRKGLELDDIRLNYTL from the exons ATGGGTGCTTCGTTAGAAGAATTAAAAAACGAAAATATTGATCTG GAACGACTTCCTATTGAGGAAGTGTTTGAGGTGCTGAAATCAACAAGAGAAGGTTTGAGCAGTGATGATGCAGAGAGGAGGGTCTCAATATTTGGGCCAAACAAGTTggaagagaaaaaagaaagtaaattgcttaagtTCTTGGGATTTATGTGGAATCCTCTCTCATGGGTTATGGAATCTGCTGCTATCATGGCCATTGTTTTGGCTAATGGAGGG GGCAAACCACCAGATTGGCAAGACTTTGTTGGTATAGTTGTTTTGCTTATCATCAACTCAACAATTAGTTTCATTGAAGAAAACAATGCAGGCAATGCTGCAGCTGCTCTCATGGCTGGTCTAGCCCCCAAGACAAAG GTTTTGAGAGATGGAAGGTGGAGTGAGCAAGATGCTGCAATATTGGTGCCAGGAGATGTTATCAGTATCAAGTTGGGAGACATTGTCCCTGCTGATGCTCGTCTCTTACAAGGCGATCCCTTAAAGATTGATCAATCTGCGCTTACTGGCGAGTCTCTCCCTGTTACCAAGCATCCGGGCAGCCAGGTCTACTCTGGCTCCACCTGCAAGCAGGGTGAGATTGAAGCAGTTGTTATCGCTACTGGTGTACGCACATTCTTTGGGAAAGCTGCTCATTTAGTGGATAGTACTAATCAAGTTGGTCACTTTCAAAAG GTTTTGACAGCTATTGGTAACTTCTGCATTTGCTCGATAGTAATAGGAAGTGTGATCGAGGCCATTGGGATGGCAATTCAACACAGATCATACAGAGATGGTGTTGACAATATTTTGGTTCTCCTCATTGGTGGTATCCCAATTGCTATGCCAACAGTATTGTCTGTAACCATGGCTATTGGATCTCACCGTCTTTCGCAGCAAGGCGCTATAACCAAGAGGATGACAGCAATTGAAGAGATGGCGGGAATGGATGTTCTTTGTAGTGATAAAACTGGAACTCTTACTCTCAACAAACTTACAGTTGATAAGTCTTTGATTGAG GTGTTCAAGGACATAGATAAGGACACTGTTGTCTTGCTTGCGGCTAGAGCTTCTAGAGTTGAAAACCAAGATGCCATTGATGCTTCAATCGTTGGGATGTTAGGTGACCCCAAAGAG GCAAGAGAAGGAATCACTGAGGTACATTTTCTACCTTTCAATCCTGTGGATAAGCGCACTGCAATCACTTACATTGACAACAATGGAAACTGGCATAGATGCAGCAAGGGTGCTCCCGAGCAA ATTATTGATCTTTGTAATCTCACTGGCCAAGTAAAAGTAAAAGCACATGCAATCATTGACAAGTACGCTGAACGCGGTCTTCGTTCCTTGGCAGTTGCACGACAG ACTGTTCTAGAGAAAACAAAGGAGAGTGCTGGAGAACCATGGGAGTTTGTAGGTTTGATGCCTCTCTTTGACCCTCCAAGGCATGATAGCGCTGAGACTATTCGCCGAGCTCTTGAGCTTGGTGTCAATGTGAAGATGATCACTGGTGACCAACTTGCAATTGGAAAGGAGACTGGTCGTAGACTTGGTATGGGAACTAATATGTATCCTTCATCCTTTCTCCTTGGCCAGAATAGAGATGAATCCACTGCTGGCATTCCCATTGATGAGCTTATTGAGAATGCAGATGGATTTGCTGGTGTCTTCCCTGGTAATAATGATATTGTATTATTGATAATGAGGATTCATGGCATTTTCTATTCCCTAGTATTGActtatttgatatatttttcAGAACACAAGTATGAGATTGTTAAAAGGCTACAAGAAAGGAAACATATATGTGGTATGACTGGAGATGGTGTCAATGATGCTCCGGCACTTAAGAAGGCAGACATTGGTATAGCTGTTGCTGATGCAACTGATGCAGCTAGAAGTGCATCTGACATTGTTTTGACAGAGCCAGGATTGAGTGTCATCATCAGCGCCGTGTTGACAAGCCGAGCCATCTTCCAGAGGATGAAGAATTACACAATTTACGCGGTTTCTATTACAATTCGTATTGTGTTGGGATTCATGTTGGTAGCTCTCATTTGGAAGTTTGATTTCTCACCATTCATGGTTTTGATCATTGCCATCTTGAATGATGGGACAATCATGACCATTTCAAAGGACAGAGTCAAACCATCTCCTATGCCTGACTCATGGAAACTAAAGGAGATTTTCACTACTGGAATTGTTCTTGGAACCTACATGGCTCTCATGACTGTACTCTTCTTCTGGATTGCACATAGCACAGAATTTTTCTCT GAAAAGTTCCATTTAACTCCTCTTAAGACCTTGCCTGAACTTAACTCAGCTCTCTACCTTCAAGTAAGCATCATTAGTCAAGCACTCATCTTTGTGACCCGTTCAAGGAGTTGGTCTTTTGTTGAACGCCCCGGTTTCTTGCTTCTTGGAGCCTTCATGGCCGCGCAACTG GTGGCCACTCTAATTGCTGTGTATGCAAACTGGGGTTTTGCTAAAATCCAAGGAATTGGTTGGGGATGGGCTGGTGTGATCTGGCTTTTCAGCATTGTCACTTACTTCCCTCTTGATGTTCTCAAGTTCATGACTCGATATGCATTGAGTGGCAAAGCCTGGAATACCATGCTTCACAGCAAG ATTGCTTTCACAACAAGGAGGGATTATGGAAGAGGCCAAAGGGAAGCTCAATGGGCATCGGCTCAACGAACAGTTGATGGTCTTCAACCTCCATTACCTCATTACAACAACGATAACCATGAACTGTCTGAGATTGCTGAACAAGCCAGAATACGTGCTGAAATTGCTAG GTTGACGGAGAACCGTACGTTGAAGGATCGCGTTGAATCTGTAGTGATGCGCAAGGGGCTTGAGCTTGATGATATTCGGCTGAATTACACTTTGTAA
- the LOC115719584 gene encoding uncharacterized protein LOC115719584 — MKKGPLGQNQLQVHLYTYTYTILFPPSLPETKKNQVLQEPIMISVLAQERLLGAALGSIFTGMVVFEQRRSIYKSISDTQPQLNSQFQVISSLSLFIYSYCVVV; from the exons ATGAAGAAAGGCCCATTGGGCCAGAATCAGCTACAGGTACACCTATACACATACACCTACACCATCTTGTTTCCTCCTTCTCTCCCCGAAACGAAGAAGAACCAAGTTCTTCAGGAGCCGATCATGATTAGCGTTCTAGCTCAG GAGCGGTTGCTGGGGGCCGCACTCGGAAGCATATTCACTGGAATGGTAGTATTCGAGCAGCGAAGAAGCATTTATAagtccatttcagatactcaGCCTCAATTAAACTCCCAATTTCAGGTaatttcttctctttctctttttatttattcGTATTGTGTCGTAGTTTAG
- the LOC115719581 gene encoding bromodomain-containing factor 2-like isoform X1 gives MVIQKVMKMDAAEPFNSPVNPIAFGIPDYFDVIDTLMDFGTICSNLESGVKYSNSEDVFKDVQFIWGNCYKYNNKGDYILELLKRVKKNFTKYWTTAGLYSGSYSDEKHKLFVQKTTKQLSAKKWRIQLYVDAIRTMSSKYNQFTIQAVEPMED, from the exons ATG GTGATTCAAAAGGTAATGAAAATGGATGCTGCTGAACCGTTCAATTCCCCTGTTAATCCAATTGCTTTTGGAATTCCT GATTATTTTGATGTGATAGACACACTAATGGATTTCGGAACAATATGTAGCAATCTTGAAAGTGGTGTTAAGTATTCTAACTCTGAGGATGTATTCAAAGATGTACAGTTTATTTGGGGCAACTGCTACAAGTATAACAATAAGGGTGACTACATTTTAGAGCTTTTGAAAAGGGTTAAGAAGAATTTTACAAAGTATTGGACAACAGCTGGATTGTATAGTGGATCATATTCAGACGAG aaacatAAGTTGTTTGTCCAAAAAACTACGAAGCAATTATCAGCCAAAAAATGGAGAATTCAGTTGTACGTAGATGCAATCCGAACAATGAGTTCAAAGTACAATCAGTTCACCATTCAAGCAGTTGAACCAATGGAAGATTAG
- the LOC115719594 gene encoding ATPase 8, plasma membrane-type-like, which produces MWNPLSWVMESAAIMAIVLANGGGKPPDWQDFVGIVVLLIINSTISFIEENNAGNAAAALMAGLAPKTKVLRDGRWSEQDAAILVPGDVISIKLGDIVPADGRLLQGDPLKIDQSALTGESLPVTKHPGSQVYSGSTCKQGEIEAIVIATGVRTFFGKAAHLVDSTNQVGHFQKVLTAIGNFCICSIVIGSVIEAIGIAIQHRSYRDGVDNILVLLIGGIPIAMPTVLSVTMAIGSHRLSQQGAITKRMTAIEEMAGMDVLCSDKTGTLTLNKLTVDKSLIEVFKDIDKDTVVLLAARASRVENQDAIDASIVGMLGDPKEAREGITEVHFLPFNPVDKRTAITYIDNNGNWHRCSKGAPEQIIDLCNLTGQVKVKAHAIIDKYAERGLRSLAVARQTVLEKTKESAGEPWEFVGLMPLFDPPRHDSAETIRRALELGVNVKMITGDQLAIGKETGRRLGMGTNMYPSSFLLGQNRDESTAGIPIDELIENADGFAGVFPEHKYEIVKRLQERKHICGMTGDGVNDAPALKKADIGIVVADATDAARSASDIVLTEPGLSVIISAVLTSRAIFQRMKNYTIYAVSITIRIVLGFMLVALIWKFDFSPFMVLIIAILNDGTIMTISKDRVKPSPMPDSWKLKEIFTTGIVLGTYMALMTVLFFWIAHSTEFFSEKFHLTPLKTLPELNSALYLQVSIISQALIFVTRSRSWSFVERPGFLLLGAFMAAQLVATLIAVYANWGFAKIQGIGWGWAGVIWLFSIVTYFPLDVLKFLTRYALSGKAWNTMLHSKIAFTTRRDYGRGQREAQWASAQRIVDGLQPPLPHYNNDNHELSEIAEQARIRAEIARLTENRTLKDRVESVVMRKGLELDDIRLNYTL; this is translated from the exons ATGTGGAATCCTCTCTCATGGGTTATGGAATCTGCTGCTATCATGGCCATTGTTTTAGCTAATGGAGGG GGCAAACCACCAGATTGGCAAGACTTTGTTGGTATAGTTGTTTTGCTTATCATCAACTCAACAATTAGTTTCATTGAAGAAAACAATGCAGGCAATGCTGCAGCTGCGCTCATGGCTGGTCTAGCCCCCAAGACAAAG GTTTTAAGAGATGGAAGGTGGAGTGAGCAAGATGCTGCAATATTGGTGCCAGGAGATGTTATCAGTATCAAGTTGGGAGACATTGTCCCTGCTGATGGTCGTCTCTTACAAGGCGATCCCTTAAAGATTGATCAGTCTGCGCTCACGGGCGAGTCTCTCCCTGTTACCAAGCATCCCGGCAGCCAGGTCTACTCTGGCTCCACCTGCAAGCAGGGTGAGATTGAAGCAATTGTTATCGCTACAGGTGTGCGAACATTCTTTGGGAAAGCTGCTCATTTAGTGGACAGTACTAATCAAGTTGGTCACTTTCAAAAG GTTTTGACAGCAATTGGTAACTTCTGCATCTGCTCGATAGTAATAGGAAGTGTGATCGAGGCCATTGGGATAGCAATTCAACACAGATCATACAGAGATGGTGTTGACAATATTTTGGTTCTCCTCATTGGTGGTATCCCAATTGCTATGCCAACAGTATTGTCTGTTACCATGGCTATTGGATCTCACCGTCTTTCGCAGCAAGGCGCTATAACCAAGAGGATGACAGCAATTGAAGAGATGGCGGGAATGGATGTTCTTTGTAGTGATAAAACTGGAACTCTTACTCTCAACAAACTTACAGTTGATAAGTCTTTGATTGAG GTGTTCAAGGACATAGATAAGGACACTGTTGTCTTGCTTGCGGCTAGAGCTTCTAGAGTTGAAAACCAAGATGCCATTGATGCTTCAATCGTTGGGATGTTAGGTGACCCCAAAGAG GCAAGAGAAGGAATCACTGAGGTACATTTTCTACCTTTCAATCCTGTGGATAAGCGCACTGCAATCACTTACATTGACAACAATGGAAACTGGCATAGATGCAGCAAGGGTGCTCCCGAGCAA ATTATTGATCTTTGTAATCTCACTGGCCAAGTAAAAGTAAAAGCACATGCAATCATTGACAAGTACGCTGAACGCGGTCTTCGTTCCTTGGCAGTTGCACGACAG ACTGTTCTAGAGAAAACAAAGGAGAGTGCTGGAGAACCATGGGAGTTTGTAGGTCTGATGCCTCTCTTTGACCCTCCAAGGCATGATAGCGCTGAGACTATTCGCCGAGCTCTTGAGCTTGGTGTCAATGTGAAGATGATCACTGGTGACCAACTTGCAATTGGAAAGGAGACTGGTCGTAGACTTGGTATGGGAACTAATATGTATCCTTCATCCTTTCTCCTTGGCCAGAATAGAGATGAATCCACTGCTGGCATTCCCATTGATGAGCTTATTGAGAATGCAGATGGTTTCGCTGGTGTCTTCCCTG AACACAAGTATGAGATTGTTAAAAGGCTACAAGAAAGGAAACATATATGTGGTATGACTGGAGATGGTGTCAATGATGCTCCGGCACTTAAGAAGGCAGACATTGGTATAGTTGTTGCTGATGCAACTGATGCAGCTAGAAGTGCATCTGACATTGTTTTGACAGAGCCAGGATTGAGTGTCATCATCAGCGCCGTGTTGACAAGCCGAGCCATCTTCCAGAGGATGAAGAATTACACAATTTACGCAGTTTCTATTACAATCCGTATTGTGTTGGGATTCATGTTGGTAGCTCTCATTTGGAAGTTTGATTTCTCACCATTCATGGTTTTGATCATTGCCATCTTGAATGATGGGACAATCATGACCATTTCAAAGGACAGAGTCAAACCATCTCCTATGCCTGACTCATGGAAACTAAAAGAGATTTTCACTACTGGAATTGTTCTTGGAACCTACATGGCTCTCATGACTGTACTCTTCTTCTGGATTGCACATAGCACAGAATTTTTCTCT GAAAAGTTCCATTTAACTCCTCTTAAGACTTTGCCTGAACTTAACTCAGCTCTCTACCTTCAAGTAAGCATCATTAGTCAAGCACTCATCTTTGTGACCCGTTCAAGGAGTTGGTCTTTTGTTGAACGCCCTGGTTTCTTGCTTCTTGGAGCCTTCATGGCCGCGCAACTG GTGGCCACTCTAATTGCTGTGTATGCAAACTGGGGTTTTGCTAAAATCCAAGGAATTGGTTGGGGATGGGCTGGTGTGATCTGGCTTTTCAGCATTGTCACTTACTTCCCTCTTGATGTTCTCAAGTTTCTGACTCGATATGCATTGAGTGGCAAAGCCTGGAATACCATGCTTCACAGCAAG ATTGCTTTCACAACAAGGAGGGATTATGGAAGAGGCCAAAGGGAAGCTCAATGGGCATCGGCTCAACGAATAGTTGATGGTCTTCAACCTCCATTACCTCATTACAACAACGATAACCATGAACTGTCTGAGATTGCTGAACAAGCCAGAATACGTGCTGAAATTGCTAG GTTGACGGAGAACCGTACGTTGAAGGATCGCGTTGAATCTGTAGTGATGCGCAAGGGGCTTGAGCTTGATGATATTCGGCTGAATTACACTTTGTAA
- the LOC115719580 gene encoding ATPase 8, plasma membrane-type-like isoform X2, with protein sequence MGASLEELKNENIDLERLPIEEVFEVLKSTREGLSSDDAERRVSIFGPNKLEEKKESKLLKFLGFMWNPLSWVMESAAIMAIVLANGGGKPPDWQDFVGIVVLLIINSTISFIEENNAGNAAAALMAGLAPKTKVLRDGRWSEQDAAILVPGDVISIKLGDIVPADARLLQGDPLKIDQSALTGESLPVTKHPGSQVYSGSTCKQGEIEAVVIATGVRTFFGKAAHLVDSTNQVGHFQKVLTAIGNFCICSIVIGSVIEAIGMAIQHRSYRDGVDNILVLLIGGIPIAMPTVLSVTMAIGSHRLSQQGAITKRMTAIEEMAGMDVLCSDKTGTLTLNKLTVDKSLIEVFKDIDKDTVVLLAARASRVENQDAIDASIVGMLGDPKEAREGITEVHFLPFNPVDKRTAITYIDNNGNWHRCSKGAPEQIIDLCNLTGQVKVKAHAIIDKYAERGLRSLAVARQTVLEKTKESAGEPWEFVGLMPLFDPPRHDSAETIRRALELGVNVKMITGDQLAIGKETGRRLGMGTNMYPSSFLLGQNRDESTAGIPIDELIENADGFAGVFPEHKYEIVKRLQERKHICGMTGDGVNDAPALKKADIGIAVADATDAARSASDIVLTEPGLSVIISAVLTSRAIFQRMKNYTIYAVSITIRIVLGFMLVALIWKFDFSPFMVLIIAILNDGTIMTISKDRVKPSPMPDSWKLKEIFTTGIVLGTYMALMTVLFFWIAHSTEFFSEKFHLTPLKTLPELNSALYLQVSIISQALIFVTRSRSWSFVERPGFLLLGAFMAAQLVATLIAVYANWGFAKIQGIGWGWAGVIWLFSIVTYFPLDVLKFMTRYALSGKAWNTMLHSKIAFTTRRDYGRGQREAQWASAQRTVDGLQPPLPHYNNDNHELSEIAEQARIRAEIARLTENRTLKDRVESVVMRKGLELDDIRLNYTL encoded by the exons ATGGGTGCTTCGTTAGAAGAATTAAAAAACGAAAATATTGATCTG GAACGACTTCCTATTGAGGAAGTGTTTGAGGTGCTGAAATCAACAAGAGAAGGTTTGAGCAGTGATGATGCAGAGAGGAGGGTCTCAATATTTGGGCCAAACAAGTTggaagagaaaaaagaaagtaaattgcttaagtTCTTGGGATTTATGTGGAATCCTCTCTCATGGGTTATGGAATCTGCTGCTATCATGGCCATTGTTTTGGCTAATGGAGGG GGCAAACCACCAGATTGGCAAGACTTTGTTGGTATAGTTGTTTTGCTTATCATCAACTCAACAATTAGTTTCATTGAAGAAAACAATGCAGGCAATGCTGCAGCTGCTCTCATGGCTGGTCTAGCCCCCAAGACAAAG GTTTTGAGAGATGGAAGGTGGAGTGAGCAAGATGCTGCAATATTGGTGCCAGGAGATGTTATCAGTATCAAGTTGGGAGACATTGTCCCTGCTGATGCTCGTCTCTTACAAGGCGATCCCTTAAAGATTGATCAATCTGCGCTTACTGGCGAGTCTCTCCCTGTTACCAAGCATCCGGGCAGCCAGGTCTACTCTGGCTCCACCTGCAAGCAGGGTGAGATTGAAGCAGTTGTTATCGCTACTGGTGTACGCACATTCTTTGGGAAAGCTGCTCATTTAGTGGATAGTACTAATCAAGTTGGTCACTTTCAAAAG GTTTTGACAGCTATTGGTAACTTCTGCATTTGCTCGATAGTAATAGGAAGTGTGATCGAGGCCATTGGGATGGCAATTCAACACAGATCATACAGAGATGGTGTTGACAATATTTTGGTTCTCCTCATTGGTGGTATCCCAATTGCTATGCCAACAGTATTGTCTGTAACCATGGCTATTGGATCTCACCGTCTTTCGCAGCAAGGCGCTATAACCAAGAGGATGACAGCAATTGAAGAGATGGCGGGAATGGATGTTCTTTGTAGTGATAAAACTGGAACTCTTACTCTCAACAAACTTACAGTTGATAAGTCTTTGATTGAG GTGTTCAAGGACATAGATAAGGACACTGTTGTCTTGCTTGCGGCTAGAGCTTCTAGAGTTGAAAACCAAGATGCCATTGATGCTTCAATCGTTGGGATGTTAGGTGACCCCAAAGAG GCAAGAGAAGGAATCACTGAGGTACATTTTCTACCTTTCAATCCTGTGGATAAGCGCACTGCAATCACTTACATTGACAACAATGGAAACTGGCATAGATGCAGCAAGGGTGCTCCCGAGCAA ATTATTGATCTTTGTAATCTCACTGGCCAAGTAAAAGTAAAAGCACATGCAATCATTGACAAGTACGCTGAACGCGGTCTTCGTTCCTTGGCAGTTGCACGACAG ACTGTTCTAGAGAAAACAAAGGAGAGTGCTGGAGAACCATGGGAGTTTGTAGGTTTGATGCCTCTCTTTGACCCTCCAAGGCATGATAGCGCTGAGACTATTCGCCGAGCTCTTGAGCTTGGTGTCAATGTGAAGATGATCACTGGTGACCAACTTGCAATTGGAAAGGAGACTGGTCGTAGACTTGGTATGGGAACTAATATGTATCCTTCATCCTTTCTCCTTGGCCAGAATAGAGATGAATCCACTGCTGGCATTCCCATTGATGAGCTTATTGAGAATGCAGATGGATTTGCTGGTGTCTTCCCTG AACACAAGTATGAGATTGTTAAAAGGCTACAAGAAAGGAAACATATATGTGGTATGACTGGAGATGGTGTCAATGATGCTCCGGCACTTAAGAAGGCAGACATTGGTATAGCTGTTGCTGATGCAACTGATGCAGCTAGAAGTGCATCTGACATTGTTTTGACAGAGCCAGGATTGAGTGTCATCATCAGCGCCGTGTTGACAAGCCGAGCCATCTTCCAGAGGATGAAGAATTACACAATTTACGCGGTTTCTATTACAATTCGTATTGTGTTGGGATTCATGTTGGTAGCTCTCATTTGGAAGTTTGATTTCTCACCATTCATGGTTTTGATCATTGCCATCTTGAATGATGGGACAATCATGACCATTTCAAAGGACAGAGTCAAACCATCTCCTATGCCTGACTCATGGAAACTAAAGGAGATTTTCACTACTGGAATTGTTCTTGGAACCTACATGGCTCTCATGACTGTACTCTTCTTCTGGATTGCACATAGCACAGAATTTTTCTCT GAAAAGTTCCATTTAACTCCTCTTAAGACCTTGCCTGAACTTAACTCAGCTCTCTACCTTCAAGTAAGCATCATTAGTCAAGCACTCATCTTTGTGACCCGTTCAAGGAGTTGGTCTTTTGTTGAACGCCCCGGTTTCTTGCTTCTTGGAGCCTTCATGGCCGCGCAACTG GTGGCCACTCTAATTGCTGTGTATGCAAACTGGGGTTTTGCTAAAATCCAAGGAATTGGTTGGGGATGGGCTGGTGTGATCTGGCTTTTCAGCATTGTCACTTACTTCCCTCTTGATGTTCTCAAGTTCATGACTCGATATGCATTGAGTGGCAAAGCCTGGAATACCATGCTTCACAGCAAG ATTGCTTTCACAACAAGGAGGGATTATGGAAGAGGCCAAAGGGAAGCTCAATGGGCATCGGCTCAACGAACAGTTGATGGTCTTCAACCTCCATTACCTCATTACAACAACGATAACCATGAACTGTCTGAGATTGCTGAACAAGCCAGAATACGTGCTGAAATTGCTAG GTTGACGGAGAACCGTACGTTGAAGGATCGCGTTGAATCTGTAGTGATGCGCAAGGGGCTTGAGCTTGATGATATTCGGCTGAATTACACTTTGTAA